From Oceanotoga teriensis, the proteins below share one genomic window:
- a CDS encoding copper homeostasis protein CutC: protein MTLEISVDLLESAIIANNAGVDRIELCSDLSLGGTTPSYGLMKKARKLIDIELYPIIRPRAGDFLYNKFEFDTIKEDVILAKDLEMDGVVIGFLDKFGNIDKLKTKQILELAYPLKVTFHRAIDRSKDILKSIDDLIDVGVDRVLTSAGKDKAYDDLKMMEQIVKRANNKIKIMAGSGISEENILSILNTGVDDIHMSAKKIFESNMIFKKEALIGYMDDDKIFKTDLNKIKNIKNIIKSA from the coding sequence ATGACTTTAGAAATATCTGTTGATCTTTTAGAATCGGCAATAATTGCTAATAATGCTGGAGTTGATAGAATAGAATTATGTTCGGATTTAAGTCTTGGTGGAACTACTCCATCATATGGTCTGATGAAAAAAGCCAGAAAATTGATAGATATAGAACTATATCCAATAATAAGACCTCGTGCTGGAGATTTTCTTTATAATAAATTTGAATTTGATACTATTAAAGAAGATGTTATCTTAGCAAAAGATCTTGAAATGGATGGTGTAGTGATTGGATTTTTAGATAAATTTGGTAATATAGATAAGCTTAAAACTAAACAAATTTTAGAATTGGCTTATCCATTAAAAGTAACTTTTCATAGAGCAATAGATAGATCTAAAGATATTTTAAAATCTATAGATGATTTAATAGATGTTGGAGTAGATAGAGTTCTTACTTCCGCTGGGAAAGATAAAGCTTATGATGATTTAAAAATGATGGAACAAATAGTTAAAAGAGCTAATAATAAAATTAAAATTATGGCTGGAAGTGGTATTTCAGAAGAAAATATACTTTCTATATTAAACACTGGTGTTGATGATATTCATATGTCAGCAAAAAAAATATTTGAATCAAATATGATATTTAAAAAAGAAGCTTTAATTGGATACATGGATGATGATAAAATTTTTAAAACTGATTTAAACAAAATTAAAAATATAAAAAATATTATAAAATCCGCATAG
- the serS gene encoding serine--tRNA ligase, giving the protein MLDIKFIRENPKEVKEICNKRNINLNIDELISLDNEFRNIKKRIDDLRQLKNSLNGPKNSQKIKVLKEDLKKLELKFKSITNKRNYYLDRIPNILSDDVPIGLDEKDNIEIYKYNEKKIFNFIPLIHDELCVKKDILDIKQGSKVSGNGFYYWKNKGAIVLRALINYAIDFLLEKNFELMFTPILTRKKSLYGTGFIPFISDENYKIEDEDLNLIGTSEQTLISYNMDKLLKEKDLPILYTAYTPCFRTESGSYGKESRGIFRVHQFNKVEQICFCKPEDSEKYFDFLIKNSIDFMKSLDLHFRVVNVCSGDLGAPAFKKYDIESWFPGFKAYRETHSGSNILDFQSRRLNIKYLKNDLFIYPHTLNCTLVTDRTLLAIIEQNQTEDGRILVPEPLKKYLNFNYF; this is encoded by the coding sequence GTGTTAGACATAAAATTTATACGAGAGAACCCGAAAGAGGTAAAAGAAATTTGTAATAAAAGAAATATAAATCTCAATATTGATGAATTGATATCTTTAGATAATGAATTCAGAAATATAAAAAAAAGAATTGATGATTTGAGACAATTAAAAAATAGTTTAAATGGTCCCAAAAATTCACAAAAAATAAAAGTTTTAAAAGAGGATTTAAAAAAATTAGAATTAAAATTTAAATCTATAACAAATAAAAGGAATTATTATTTAGATAGAATCCCTAATATTCTTTCAGATGATGTCCCCATTGGTTTAGATGAAAAAGATAATATAGAAATTTATAAATATAATGAAAAAAAAATTTTTAATTTTATACCTTTAATACATGATGAATTATGTGTAAAAAAAGATATTCTTGATATTAAACAAGGTTCAAAAGTTTCTGGTAATGGTTTTTATTATTGGAAAAATAAAGGAGCAATCGTTTTAAGGGCATTAATTAATTATGCCATAGATTTTTTATTAGAAAAAAATTTTGAATTGATGTTTACTCCAATATTAACAAGAAAAAAAAGTCTTTATGGTACAGGATTTATACCTTTCATTTCTGATGAAAATTATAAAATAGAAGATGAAGATTTAAATTTGATTGGAACTTCTGAACAAACGCTCATTTCTTATAATATGGATAAATTATTAAAAGAAAAAGATTTACCTATTTTATATACAGCTTATACTCCATGTTTTAGAACTGAATCAGGTTCTTATGGAAAAGAAAGTAGAGGTATATTTAGAGTACATCAATTTAATAAAGTAGAACAAATTTGTTTTTGTAAACCAGAAGATTCAGAAAAATATTTTGATTTCTTAATCAAAAATTCAATTGATTTTATGAAAAGTCTTGATTTACATTTTAGAGTTGTAAATGTTTGTAGTGGAGATTTAGGAGCTCCTGCTTTTAAAAAATATGATATAGAATCTTGGTTTCCAGGTTTTAAAGCATATAGAGAAACTCACTCTGGTTCTAATATATTAGATTTTCAAAGTAGAAGACTTAATATCAAATACTTAAAAAATGATTTATTTATTTATCCACATACATTAAATTGTACTCTTGTAACTGATAGAACTTTATTAGCTATAATTGAACAAAATCAAACTGAAGATGGTAGAATATTAGTACCAGAACCTTTAAAGAAATATTTAAATTTTAATTATTTTTAA
- a CDS encoding cupin domain-containing protein: MKKVITDNAKNVAPILINNETVKNVEKRILIGSKQEAPNFVMRLFTVKPGGHSPKHSHNWEHEVFIVKGKAEVFNGEEYIVVEEGSYVFVPPEIEHQFKNVGKTDLEFICVIPNTADEE, translated from the coding sequence ATGAAAAAAGTTATTACAGATAATGCAAAAAATGTTGCCCCAATACTAATAAACAATGAAACCGTTAAAAATGTTGAAAAAAGAATACTCATAGGAAGTAAACAAGAAGCACCGAATTTTGTTATGAGACTTTTTACTGTTAAACCTGGTGGACATTCACCTAAACATAGTCATAATTGGGAACATGAGGTTTTTATAGTAAAAGGAAAAGCAGAAGTATTTAATGGTGAAGAGTATATTGTTGTGGAAGAAGGAAGTTATGTTTTTGTTCCACCAGAAATAGAGCATCAATTTAAAAATGTTGGAAAAACAGATTTAGAATTTATATGTGTAATACCAAATACAGCAGATGAAGAATAA